One Rhodothermus bifroesti DNA window includes the following coding sequences:
- a CDS encoding ATP-binding protein, producing MACILETLEQAAYRWTNDAALVNRLVLAASEAITNAMRHGNRMDPTKQVHIVLDALDPHVLELCVEDEGDGFDRSRVPSYNPEDKEMLLQPGGRGLFLMEKLADQVIYEASGRRVRMRFWRTG from the coding sequence ATGGCCTGCATACTGGAAACGCTAGAGCAGGCCGCCTATCGATGGACAAACGACGCCGCTTTGGTGAACCGCTTGGTACTGGCAGCCAGCGAAGCTATCACCAATGCAATGCGTCACGGGAACCGTATGGATCCCACAAAGCAAGTTCATATTGTACTAGATGCTTTAGATCCTCATGTGCTTGAACTTTGCGTAGAAGACGAAGGGGATGGGTTTGACCGATCGCGCGTACCCTCCTATAATCCAGAGGATAAAGAAATGCTTCTTCAACCCGGAGGGCGGGGCCTTTTTCTAATGGAAAAGTTGGCAGATCAAGTTATCTATGAAGCCAGCGGTCGGCGCGTGCGCATGCGATTTTGGCGCACGGGCTAA
- a CDS encoding glycosyltransferase family 4 protein gives MPRVLVIAYYFPPMGLSGVQRVAKFVKYLPHYGWQPTVLTVWPGKYFAYDEALLHEVETAGVEIVRTSSLDPLRLLARRPTRLEMPSEVLRRYWMRLSGWLFVPDNKIGWLLPALRAGEKLLRMRPFDAIFASSPPPTALLIGARLQQKSHLPLVVDYRDDWLGNPRQFFPTGWHRRLHAKLERYVLHRASCVITINATLAQQLGARLPRGKRTPIVIPHGFDPEDFENHPASSSNSKERLRLLYAGVFYDAQQPDDFLRGLAQWLHHQPEARRHVEAIFVGLFPPHVPQCITQLGLGDVVRLEGYRSHPETIAALKTADVLWMTVGEQPGAASISTSKLFEYIGTRKPILALVPEGEARTVLEAYGAAYLTSPHDVSAIAQALARIYADWKTQRLPQGKAEVVRRYDRRLLAGQLAEVLTMVCQRNATRHAASVAHSE, from the coding sequence ATGCCTCGGGTGCTTGTCATTGCCTACTATTTTCCACCTATGGGGCTTAGCGGCGTGCAGCGCGTTGCCAAATTTGTCAAATACCTACCGCACTACGGTTGGCAGCCTACGGTTTTAACAGTTTGGCCTGGGAAATACTTTGCCTACGATGAGGCGCTGCTACACGAGGTCGAAACGGCCGGTGTAGAAATCGTGCGTACCTCTTCGCTAGATCCGCTACGCTTGCTTGCCCGACGTCCTACACGGCTCGAGATGCCCTCCGAGGTGCTACGCCGCTATTGGATGCGCTTGAGTGGTTGGCTGTTTGTACCCGACAACAAAATTGGCTGGCTCCTGCCAGCGCTACGAGCTGGTGAGAAGCTCCTTCGGATGCGTCCGTTTGACGCTATTTTTGCTTCTAGCCCTCCGCCTACAGCCTTGCTCATTGGGGCACGTTTACAACAGAAAAGCCATCTACCGCTTGTGGTGGACTACCGAGACGACTGGCTAGGCAATCCACGCCAGTTCTTCCCTACGGGCTGGCATCGACGACTTCACGCTAAGCTGGAACGCTACGTCCTGCACCGAGCTAGCTGCGTTATCACCATCAATGCAACCCTTGCCCAGCAGCTTGGCGCACGGCTTCCCAGAGGTAAACGTACGCCTATTGTTATTCCACATGGCTTTGACCCGGAAGATTTTGAAAACCACCCCGCCTCCTCATCCAACAGCAAGGAGCGCTTACGGCTGCTCTATGCGGGGGTCTTTTACGATGCACAGCAGCCGGACGACTTTCTTCGGGGACTAGCCCAATGGCTACACCATCAGCCCGAAGCGCGCAGGCATGTTGAAGCCATTTTTGTTGGTCTGTTTCCTCCCCATGTGCCGCAGTGCATTACGCAGCTCGGCTTAGGTGACGTTGTACGGCTAGAAGGATACCGTTCGCACCCAGAAACCATCGCAGCCCTCAAAACAGCCGATGTGCTTTGGATGACGGTAGGGGAGCAGCCCGGGGCTGCCAGCATTTCGACTAGCAAACTGTTTGAGTATATCGGTACCCGAAAACCCATTTTAGCTTTGGTACCAGAGGGCGAGGCGCGAACAGTTCTTGAAGCCTACGGGGCGGCCTACCTAACCTCCCCACACGACGTGTCGGCAATTGCGCAGGCACTCGCGCGCATCTATGCTGACTGGAAGACCCAACGCCTGCCTCAAGGCAAAGCCGAAGTGGTTCGCCGCTACGATCGGCGTCTGCTGGCTGGCCAACTGGCTGAGGTATTGACAATGGTATGCCAGCGCAACGCAACGCGCCATGCAGCTTCAGTGGCACATTCCGAGTGA
- a CDS encoding M24 family metallopeptidase: MYHARIASLQARLAFEGGDAVLLSHLPDIRWACGFTGSNGMLLVRLQDAHFLTDGRYATQAHAEVQGAHCHISGPDLIGHATATGLFDNVHRVIFQADHLSFAALQSFQEKLPHVAWIPRSGWLNELKAVKDAAALKAIRQAQAISETVFEEVLALITPGISEQELAAEIVYRHLRRGAERMAFEPIVASGPNSALPHARPTKRRLRRGDVVVLDFGCYVDGYASDMTRTVVLGPVQDEVAHVYQCVAAAQEAALAKARAGISAAELDQAARAALKAAGLEKYFTHSLGHGVGLEVHEWPRIAAQNEAALPSGVVITIEPGVYLPERFGVRLEDLIVLTPEGYLNLTHVPKTLYVL; this comes from the coding sequence ATGTACCACGCTCGCATCGCCTCGCTACAAGCCCGTCTGGCCTTTGAAGGGGGAGACGCTGTGCTTCTTTCCCACCTGCCTGATATCCGCTGGGCATGCGGATTTACTGGTTCTAATGGAATGCTCCTTGTACGTCTTCAAGATGCTCATTTTCTTACTGATGGTCGCTACGCAACCCAAGCCCATGCTGAGGTCCAAGGGGCACATTGCCACATCTCAGGCCCCGATCTGATCGGGCATGCTACAGCCACTGGGCTGTTTGACAACGTGCACCGGGTGATTTTTCAAGCCGACCATCTAAGCTTTGCCGCACTGCAAAGCTTCCAAGAGAAACTACCGCATGTGGCCTGGATCCCACGCTCTGGATGGCTTAATGAACTCAAGGCCGTTAAAGATGCTGCAGCACTAAAAGCCATCCGACAAGCCCAAGCAATCTCAGAAACTGTATTTGAGGAAGTACTCGCACTCATCACCCCTGGCATTTCGGAGCAAGAGCTGGCCGCGGAGATCGTCTATCGGCACTTGCGCCGTGGTGCTGAACGCATGGCTTTCGAGCCTATTGTTGCCTCTGGACCCAACAGTGCTCTTCCGCATGCCCGGCCAACAAAGCGACGCTTACGCCGAGGAGATGTTGTTGTGCTGGACTTTGGCTGCTATGTCGATGGCTATGCCTCCGACATGACGCGTACGGTCGTTTTAGGTCCTGTGCAAGATGAGGTTGCGCACGTCTACCAGTGCGTTGCTGCGGCCCAAGAAGCTGCGTTAGCGAAGGCTCGTGCAGGCATTTCGGCGGCTGAACTAGACCAAGCTGCCCGGGCTGCGCTTAAAGCCGCTGGCTTGGAGAAGTATTTTACGCATAGCCTTGGGCACGGCGTAGGCCTAGAGGTACACGAATGGCCGCGCATTGCTGCACAAAATGAAGCCGCACTCCCTTCTGGTGTCGTAATTACAATCGAGCCTGGCGTTTATCTTCCAGAACGTTTTGGCGTGCGCCTTGAGGATCTTATCGTGCTTACACCAGAAGGCTACCTGAACCTCACACATGTTCCTAAAACCCTCTATGTGCTGTAA
- the guaB gene encoding IMP dehydrogenase, whose amino-acid sequence MEPQTHISSEAYPEHIAWKFIGEGLTYDDVLLVPRRSAVMPREVSTTTWLTRNIRLNIPLVSAAMDTVTESEMAIAIAREGGVGVLHKNMTIERQAAEVRRVKRSESGMIMDPITLHPEHTVADARRLMARYAIGGIPIVDDNGHLVGIVTNRDLRFQVDSQRPLREVMTSQGLITAPVGTTLEEAERILEANKIEKLPVVDAQGRLKGLITFKDIEKKRQYPNACKDAHGRLRVGAAVGVTSDVLDRVAALVEAGVDFVTVDTAHGHSEGVLRTVELIKSHFENLDVIAGNVATAEGTRDLIAAGADAVKVGIGPGSICTTRVVTGVGVPQLTAILLCAAEARARGVPVIADGGIKHTGDIPKALAAGASSVMIGSLFAAVEESPGETIIYEGRKYKSYRGMGSLGAMAAGSKDRYFQDAEDELAKLVPEGIEGRVPYSGRLSEVVYQMIGGLRAAMGYCGCATIDELYEKARFVRITPAGIRESHPHDIYITKEAPNYTLRTY is encoded by the coding sequence ATGGAACCGCAGACACACATTAGTTCTGAGGCATACCCTGAGCATATTGCCTGGAAATTCATCGGAGAGGGCTTAACCTACGATGATGTGCTTTTGGTACCCCGCCGCTCCGCGGTAATGCCCCGAGAAGTTTCGACCACGACTTGGCTCACCCGCAACATCCGGCTCAACATTCCGCTGGTCTCGGCAGCTATGGATACGGTTACCGAGTCAGAAATGGCTATTGCCATTGCCCGTGAGGGCGGCGTGGGCGTACTCCACAAAAACATGACCATTGAGCGCCAAGCGGCAGAAGTCCGACGCGTCAAACGCTCGGAAAGCGGCATGATCATGGACCCGATCACGCTGCACCCAGAGCACACCGTCGCCGATGCACGACGCCTGATGGCCCGTTACGCCATCGGCGGTATTCCTATTGTAGACGACAATGGTCACCTGGTCGGCATTGTGACCAATCGCGACCTGCGTTTTCAGGTCGATAGCCAGCGCCCATTGCGCGAAGTGATGACCTCCCAAGGACTCATTACCGCCCCTGTAGGTACCACGCTTGAAGAAGCTGAGCGCATTTTAGAAGCCAACAAGATCGAAAAACTGCCTGTTGTTGACGCCCAAGGACGCCTAAAAGGACTCATCACATTCAAGGATATTGAAAAAAAGCGCCAGTATCCCAATGCTTGTAAGGATGCGCACGGACGGCTGCGCGTAGGTGCTGCTGTCGGGGTGACTTCCGATGTATTGGATCGCGTAGCTGCACTGGTAGAAGCGGGCGTAGACTTTGTCACCGTAGATACCGCCCATGGCCACTCAGAGGGTGTCTTGCGCACAGTTGAACTTATCAAATCGCACTTTGAGAACTTGGACGTTATCGCTGGAAATGTCGCTACTGCTGAGGGCACGCGGGACCTGATTGCAGCAGGTGCTGATGCGGTAAAGGTAGGCATTGGCCCCGGGTCTATTTGTACTACACGGGTTGTGACTGGTGTAGGCGTACCGCAACTTACAGCGATCCTGCTTTGCGCTGCCGAAGCACGCGCGCGTGGGGTTCCCGTGATTGCCGACGGCGGGATCAAACACACAGGCGACATTCCTAAAGCCTTGGCTGCAGGAGCTTCCAGCGTAATGATTGGCAGTTTGTTTGCCGCTGTTGAAGAAAGTCCAGGCGAGACAATCATCTATGAAGGACGTAAGTACAAAAGCTATCGGGGGATGGGCTCGCTGGGAGCCATGGCTGCAGGCAGCAAAGATCGGTACTTCCAAGATGCTGAAGATGAACTAGCTAAGCTCGTGCCTGAAGGCATTGAAGGCCGTGTGCCTTATAGCGGCCGCCTGAGCGAAGTGGTCTATCAAATGATCGGTGGATTGCGTGCGGCTATGGGCTACTGTGGATGCGCTACTATTGACGAGCTCTACGAAAAAGCACGTTTTGTGCGCATCACGCCTGCAGGAATTCGCGAAAGCCACCCCCACGACATCTACATTACTAAAGAGGCGCCAAACTACACGTTACGTACCTATTGA